The region GTCGTGCCTGGCGCCAAGCCGCTGGAACTCGACGTGCGGTTTTGACAGGCGGAGGTGAGCGATATGGTAGAGCAAAAATTGGTCGAAGATATTGTGCGCGAAGTGCTGAAAAGCGTCTATCAGGAAGCCGGCGCCGCGCAGAAGGCGGCCGCGGTCTCCGCCGCCGCCCTCAGCCCGGAACGGGATTATCCGTTGGCCGCCAAACGGCCGGAGCTGGTTAAAACGCCGACCGGGAAACAGTTGGCCGATATCACCCTGGATAAGGTGATCAAGGGAGAAATCGGTCCTGAGGATGTGCGGATCACACCGCAGACCTTGCGGATGCAGGGCGAGATCGCCGCCGGCGTCGGCCGGGTGCAGTTCGCCCAGAATATGCGGCGGGCGGCCGAACTGACGGCGATTCCCGACAACCGCATCCTCGAAATATACAACGCCCTCCGTCCCAAACGGTCGACCAAGCAGGAACTGCTGGCGATCGCGACCGAGATGGAGACCAAGTACAACGCCACGATCAACGCCGCTTTCGTCCGGGAAGCCGCCGACGTTTACGAGCGCCGCAACTGCCTCCGGGCGGACTAGGGTAGGAACCGATGACAATCGTCGCAGGGGTCGACATCGGCAACTCCACAACCGAGGTATGCCTCGCAAGGTGTGCCCACGGCCGGCCGGCAGAGTTTCTGGCCAGCGGTATAACCAAGACCACCGGAATCAAGGGAACGGTGGCGAATCTGCCGGGCATCCTGACGGCGCTCGGGGCGGCGCTCCGGACGGCGGGGCTTGAAACCGCCGATCTCGGGGAGATTCGCATCAACGAGGCCACGCCGGTGATCGGCGACTTGGCAATGGAAACGATTACCGAGACTATCATTACCGAGTCTACGATGATCGGTCACAATCCGTCCACCCCCGGCGGCATCGGGTTGGGCGTCGGCGTTACTCAGCCGTTCGACCGCCTCGGAGTTATCGGCCGGGGCGAAAAGGTGATCTGCGTCATCCCGCAGGGAATCGACTATGAGGACGCGGCCCGTGAAATCAACGGGGCCGTGGCGCGGGGCGTCGACGTTCAGGGCGCGGTCGCCAGGCAGGACGACGCGGTGTTGATTGCTAATCGCCTCACGCGGAAGGTGCCGGTCATCGACGAGGTGACCCTCATCGACAAGGTGCCGCTGGGCATGCAGGCGGCGGTGGAGGTGGCCGAACAGGGCCAGTCCGTCAGGACGCTGTCCAACCCTTACGGGATTGCGACCGTTTTCGGCCTGGCGGCCGACGAGACTAAGCTGGTCGTCCCCATCGCCCGGGCGCTCATCGGCAACCGTTCGGCGGTGGTGGTCCGCACGCCCCAGGGGGATGTGAAGGCACGAAGCATTCCGGCGGGTGTGGTGACGGTTTCCGGCATTCGGGGCAAGGCCGATATCGATGTTGATGCGGGCGCCGCCAGGATCATGGAGGTCGTTGAGCGTGTCCAGCCGGTGGAGGATGTCAAGGGCGAGGCCGGCACCAATGTCGGCGGCATGCTGGAGAGAGTGCGCCAGGTGATGGCCGATCTTACCGGCCAGGCGCCGGGCGAGATGAAAATCCAGGATGTCCTTGGCGTGGATACCTTTATCCCCCAGAAGGTCAGAGGCGGCCTGGCGGGCGAGTTCGCCCTGGAAAATGCGGTGGCTCTGGCGGCGATGGTAAAAACCAACCGTCTGCCGATGACGCAGATCGCCGACCAATTGGCCGCTAAGCTGGGGACAGGGGTGGTGATTGCCGGGGTGGAGGCTTACATGGCTGTCGGCGGGGCGATGACGACGCCCGGAACGGCGAAACCCCTGGCAATCCTCGATATGGGCGGCGGGTCGACCGACGCCGCCATCGTTACGCGCGACGACAAGATCAGCGCCATTCACCTGGCCGGCGCCGGCGATATGGTCACCATGCTGATCAATTCCGAACTCGGCCTGGGCGATCCGGACCTGGCCGAGAATATCAAGAAGTATCCGTTGGCCAAGGTGGAAAGTCTTTTTCACATGCGGCTGGAGGACGGAACGGTGCGTTTTTTTGCCGAGAGTTTGCCTCCGGAGGTCTTCGCCCGGGTGGTAATCCTGGCGGAGGGCGGCCTGACGCCCATTCCCGGCGACTATCCGCTCGATAAGATCCGCTATGTTCGCCGGGAAGCGAAGAAGAAGGTGTTTGTCGCCAACGCTCTGCGGGCGCTGGCTCGGGTGGCGCCGACCGGCAATATCCGCCACATTGATTTCGTCGTGCTCGTGGGCGGATCGGCGCTGGATTTTGAGATCGCGGACATGGTGACCGACGCGCTGGCCGAATACGGCATTGTCTGCGGGCGCGGCAACATCAGGGGGACAGAGGGGCCGCGAAACGCGGTGGCTACCGGTCTGGTGCTCTCTTACCTTAACGGGGGAGAGGCCTGATATGGTTACGGAAAACGCAGCGGTCAAACCAAATATCGTTATTTACGTCAACGCCCATTTCGGGCAGGAAGCAAAGCTGCGGGAAGTTCAGGCGGGAATCGAGGAAGAGGGCGTCCCCAGCTCGTGGAGCGTCGGGGCGGGAGACGCCGCCAGCCTCGCCTGCCGGGGCGCCGCCGAGTCTCCGTTGGGGGTCGGCGTCGGCATCGGCGCGGAGGCGATAAGCGTTCATTACCACAAACTGCCTGCGGATAAGCCGCTCTTCGTCCTGCCGGCCGGAGAGCCGGGGACCTGGCGACGGTTGGGCAGCAACGCCGCTCGCATGGTCAAGGGGACACCTTTTAGGGACTTGGCCGCGAAGGAGACGGACAGCGGCGACGACGACCCGCGACGCCGGCTGACCGACGTAGTTATGGAGATTATTCGAGAAAGACTTGATGGCCATGGGAGGTGAAAGCATGGTCAAAGATGCGCTCGGCCTGATCGAGACAATCGGGTTGGTGGCGGCGATGGAAGCCGCCGATGCGGCAGTCAAGGCCGCCAACATCGAACTTCTCGGCTATGAACTTACCAAAGGAGGCGGGATGGTATCCGTCAAGCTGCAGGGCGATGTGGGAGCGGTCACGGCCGCGGTGGACGCAGGCGCGAACGCCGCCGGCAAAGTCGGCAGGGTGTGGGCTACTCACGTCATTCCCAGGCCCCATCGCGCATTGACCGGCATGGTCGAAAGCGAAGACACCGTGGGCCGGAAGGCGCAGACGCCGCCGACCGCGGCTGATGACGGCGGCGCCAGCGGGCCGCCCGCGGACGAAGGCGGCGAACCGCAGGCGCAGGAAACGGCGCCGGTGGCCGCGAGCAGGGAGGAGTCGGCGGTATCTTCGGAACCGGATACTCGCTCAGCTCCTGTCGAGAAACCAAGCTCGGAATTGTGCAATTTGTGCGGCGATCCCGCCTGTTCCCGCAAGAAGGGCGACCCGAAAGTAACGTGCCTGCATTACGGAGAAGACAAGGAGGATGAGTGATATGCGTGGCGAGGCGTTGGGAATGGTGGAAACCAAGGGTTTGGTCGGCGCGATCGAGGCGGCCGACGCGATGGTGAAGGCGGCTAATGTTACGATGGTCGGCTATGAGAAGATCGGCTCCGGACTGGTTACGGTGATGGTTCGGGGCGACGTGGGCGCGGTCAAGGCCGCTACCGACAGCGGCGCGGCCGCCGCGAGCAAGGTCGGCGAAGTGATTTCGGTCCATGTGATCCCGCGCCCTCATACCGATATCGAGAAGATACTGCCTAAACTGGAAGGCTGAAGCGGCGACTGAGCGAGGAGGCGGGAGGAATGGACCCCGAATTGATCGACGCGGTCGTTGTGTGCATCGCGAAAAGGCTGGCGGACCTTCCCCCGGCGGCTGCCGCGCTCCCGGGCATACCGGTGGGCGTATCGAAGCGCCATGTCCATCTATCCGCTAATGACGCAGCCGTCTTGTTCGGGGCCGGGCGGGCGCTGACCAAGGTCAAGGATTTAAAGCAGACGGGGGAATTCGCCGCCGCCGAAACGGTTACGCTCGTCGGACCTAGAGGGGTCATCCCGGGGGTGCGCGTGCTCGGCCCGTTGCGGCGGGTCAGCCAGGTGGAGCTATCACGCACCGACAGTTTTCTCCTCGGCATCGTCCCGCCTGTCCGCGACTCCGGCCAACTTGCCGGCTCGGCCGGCGTTGCCCTGGTCGGGCCGGCGGGGACGCTGACTATGAAGGAGGGCGTCATCGTCGCCGCCCGGCACATCCATATGAGCGTAGAGGACGCGGCCGCCTACGGTGTGGCGGACGGCGACCGGGTGTCCTTGGAGGTGCCCGGCCAACGGTCGGTATGCTTTAGGAATGTATTGGTGAGAAGCGGCGCCGGTTTCCGTTTGGAATTCCATGTCGACACCGACGAGGCCAACGCCGCCGGGCTGAAGAACGGCGATCTGGTAAGCCTCGTGGGGGTTGGGGGGTGAGCCTTTGCAATACAGGGAACTGGTGGACATAGTCACCCAAGAAGTGTTGCGGCGACTGAACGGCGGAGCGCCGGCCGCCGGACGGGGGGATAGCCGCAAGATCCTCGCCCTCTTCTGCGGCGGAGCCATCGGGCTGGAGCCGGGACTGGCGGCGCTGGCGGAGCTCCGCGCTTATCCGGCGGATGTCGCCGTTGTACTGTCGGCGGCGGCGGAGAAGATCGTGGGGGCTGA is a window of Selenomonadales bacterium 4137-cl DNA encoding:
- a CDS encoding diol dehydratase reactivase subunit alpha, with amino-acid sequence MTIVAGVDIGNSTTEVCLARCAHGRPAEFLASGITKTTGIKGTVANLPGILTALGAALRTAGLETADLGEIRINEATPVIGDLAMETITETIITESTMIGHNPSTPGGIGLGVGVTQPFDRLGVIGRGEKVICVIPQGIDYEDAAREINGAVARGVDVQGAVARQDDAVLIANRLTRKVPVIDEVTLIDKVPLGMQAAVEVAEQGQSVRTLSNPYGIATVFGLAADETKLVVPIARALIGNRSAVVVRTPQGDVKARSIPAGVVTVSGIRGKADIDVDAGAARIMEVVERVQPVEDVKGEAGTNVGGMLERVRQVMADLTGQAPGEMKIQDVLGVDTFIPQKVRGGLAGEFALENAVALAAMVKTNRLPMTQIADQLAAKLGTGVVIAGVEAYMAVGGAMTTPGTAKPLAILDMGGGSTDAAIVTRDDKISAIHLAGAGDMVTMLINSELGLGDPDLAENIKKYPLAKVESLFHMRLEDGTVRFFAESLPPEVFARVVILAEGGLTPIPGDYPLDKIRYVRREAKKKVFVANALRALARVAPTGNIRHIDFVVLVGGSALDFEIADMVTDALAEYGIVCGRGNIRGTEGPRNAVATGLVLSYLNGGEA
- a CDS encoding glycerol dehydratase reactivase beta/small subunit family protein produces the protein MVTENAAVKPNIVIYVNAHFGQEAKLREVQAGIEEEGVPSSWSVGAGDAASLACRGAAESPLGVGVGIGAEAISVHYHKLPADKPLFVLPAGEPGTWRRLGSNAARMVKGTPFRDLAAKETDSGDDDPRRRLTDVVMEIIRERLDGHGR
- a CDS encoding diol dehydratase small subunit produces the protein MVEQKLVEDIVREVLKSVYQEAGAAQKAAAVSAAALSPERDYPLAAKRPELVKTPTGKQLADITLDKVIKGEIGPEDVRITPQTLRMQGEIAAGVGRVQFAQNMRRAAELTAIPDNRILEIYNALRPKRSTKQELLAIATEMETKYNATINAAFVREAADVYERRNCLRAD
- a CDS encoding BMC domain-containing protein, whose protein sequence is MVKDALGLIETIGLVAAMEAADAAVKAANIELLGYELTKGGGMVSVKLQGDVGAVTAAVDAGANAAGKVGRVWATHVIPRPHRALTGMVESEDTVGRKAQTPPTAADDGGASGPPADEGGEPQAQETAPVAASREESAVSSEPDTRSAPVEKPSSELCNLCGDPACSRKKGDPKVTCLHYGEDKEDE
- a CDS encoding phosphate propanoyltransferase, which gives rise to MDPELIDAVVVCIAKRLADLPPAAAALPGIPVGVSKRHVHLSANDAAVLFGAGRALTKVKDLKQTGEFAAAETVTLVGPRGVIPGVRVLGPLRRVSQVELSRTDSFLLGIVPPVRDSGQLAGSAGVALVGPAGTLTMKEGVIVAARHIHMSVEDAAAYGVADGDRVSLEVPGQRSVCFRNVLVRSGAGFRLEFHVDTDEANAAGLKNGDLVSLVGVGG
- the pduA gene encoding propanediol utilization microcompartment protein PduA — encoded protein: MRGEALGMVETKGLVGAIEAADAMVKAANVTMVGYEKIGSGLVTVMVRGDVGAVKAATDSGAAAASKVGEVISVHVIPRPHTDIEKILPKLEG